In the genome of Impatiens glandulifera chromosome 6, dImpGla2.1, whole genome shotgun sequence, the window AAACAAATACAGGGCAAATAATTATTTGCTTATGACatataaaatacatcaaaagATAGCAGGATCTGAAGCTTCAATCTGAGATATTAGATTACCTGGATTTCAAGAGGATGGCCATGAATACCCATTCTTCTATCAATCATACAGGATCCATCAGTGACTAGAAGGGTAGGAAACATGTCAAATCCATCAGCTAAACACAAGTTCATGATCAGTCTTATGCCTGTCTGAACATCCACTCTCTCTTGCAGGGAAAAGTCACCAGTGAGTTTTCCATAAGCTCTTAACAAAATTATCCACCATAAGCCTGACAAGTAGGACATGCCAggaatcatatatttatatcttcTCCATATTAATAACCAACTATATCAATCAAAACTGAaactaatatgataaaaattataaagaaccAGAGGAACCAAATAGTGAAGAAATTAGGTATcagttaattatttatctagATATGTTGAAGTTAAAAGCAAACTATATGAGTACAAAACTGAATATAATGATGGTCGAGTGATATTATTTATGTCAATTGGTTAAATGATGGGCATTGTAATATCGATTAAGGACCAAGTAAATTTATAGGCATCCACTATGTATAAAACTTCTTTGggaacatatattttttatggaagattattttttttaagaaagtcAAAATATGGTCTTAATAAGCAATTCTGAGCCTATATGGACACTAGTACTTTTTCATAATCTTCATCATAATCACAATGCAAAATTGCTAAATTAAAAAGGGGAAATGatattgaataaaatgatataaaaacatTTGGCAACTTTTTTTATCCACTTTTTATATTTGGATTTTTACCATTTTACCCTTACTACATATATAAAATggtatatatagagagagaaagagattaTTGGGTGGAGAATAAGGTGTAAAGACAAGGGTTTTTTTAAGACATTTCACCATatcaatttcttcttttttactTAGGAACATTTGGACACTAGGCCAAAAGATGAGACAAACTTTTGGACTGTGATGCAAAAACTTTCAGGACAGGTGTTTATGCTAAATGTAGAATCTATGTTctcaaaacttgtaatataaagaaaaaacattCTTTACAGTAGATTATAAGGAGTGATTGTATTGGGTAATATAAAAGAcatttgtataataaaatatttaatctatttatGGCTAATTTactataacaaaagaaaatactACTAAAGAAACTTGTAAATTGGTAGATGAACAAACTTCAAATCCTAACAGCAAAGATGACATGCATAGTGCTAGTCCAGGCCTAAGCTTACCAGAGTCAACAGGTGCAACACGCCCAATGGCAGATTCTCCAAAATCTGGGTCCAGCACATCCTGAAAGGCATCAACAGTTCCATCAAGAGGCACAGATCTAACTTTAAAACTTGCTGGCATCAACCCCTGTCCAGGGCTGTAGCAGTCCACTGTCTTCTCCCAACTCTGACCAACAAATGTAAAatcacaataaataaaaaatgatatgatgGTGAAAATAGAAGTCTACAGATATTGTGTCCCTTCAACAAGTATCAGTTGGGCCATTTCTTTTAGTTACAAACTTGTAATATAGTGACGAACTGTTCACTTGTAGTTGGGACTAAATGGTCTCTTCTCATCAATGGAATTGCTATCCACAAAGACCACAATGGAATAGCCTTGGCAATAGAATACCATCAAGAAAATCGACTATGAAACAATACTGTTATGTAGACAATAACAGAAAGCTGTCAATAAGGTCTGAAGTGGTGATAACCAGCAATGCAATTATGCAAGTAATTGTTTATGCAGTATGTTCAACTTTTAATAATATCTGAAGTAGCAATGGAAGATCCTACTTCCTAGTACGCATAATATAACACTCAAAAAGTAAACATAAAAGAGTGATAAAAATCTTCTATAAGATGGATCAAGTTTACATGCATTGCATTGCAAATTGATTGATTACTCTTTGACTGAATTATCGCTACAACTATACTGTTTTATTACTGCAGAACTAACTACTTTGTGCTTCTTTGGCTTGAGGGAAAAATCAAAATCAGAACAAAGTTCGGAGGTAAAATACCAATTATCTCATCAAAAAACCATTAGCATGAATTAATAACACTGACCCTAATTTTAGCCTTAATCAAAGCGGTTACAAAAGGATAGAGACCGTGTGAGAACTCATTGAATTCAAATATGAAAATTGTTCATGGTGAATGCTACAGAAGCCCGCCTTATATGCAAAGTGAAAATCAAATGCTTCTCTTGCAAGAAGGAAATATAAGTAAGAGTGGTACTTCTCGATGATGAATTCAAGTACAATTGCATCTAGGGAAAAGTGTGATGGACGCATGTTGGCTCCATctggaaacactttttttttttccttgtaTGTAAATCCAAATGAAAATAACcaataaactttttaatatatctataaCTAACGTTTAGTTTACAAACATTTTGGTATCTAAATCCATTTAGAAATCAGACAGGAATTTGTTTTCCAAATAGGGTCAGTTATGTTCCATCACATCAAATCTGATAGAAAATGAGcaatcaaaatgaaaaaaaaaattatatatatatatatatatatattaacttcttGAAACAATAAAGTTCCACCAATTTGACACTACAGCTTTGTTGCAACTTAAATCAAGCAATGCAAATTACATCAAAGGCAgtatttattttgaaagtttcaTACTGGAAGACAGACTACCAAACAGAGATAAAAAACTGAAAacttaaaattgaataaaatgatataacCAGTTACCTGCAGCTGCAAAGTGTGGAGAAGGAAATTCTTAACAATCTCAGTTTCTCCATTAAGCAAGAAGGCAACTGCTGAAGGAATAAAATCACGGATGAAAACTTGATCATAGTTGAGTGGTTGCTTATCAGCATAATCACTAGCTGCTGCAACTGTCCCAACTGGGTTCCCGCAATAGGTCACAACTGCATTTCGAAGCAACTTCCAAGCCTCTTTTTCAAtctcagacaactctttctcaTTGACCAACACATTTTCCTTATTCAAACCTCCTAAAGTATCTACCTTATCAGCATTTACTTTTGATTCATTAGCTTCTTCTAATTTAAACTCTCGTTCCTTTACACCTGATCCCTTATTCTCAATCACTACAGGCTTCACATTCAAACCACCTTGAATGTAAATACTCTCAAACCCTGTCTGACCAACATTCTTTTCTGCTGATGTCGAATTCAACCTTATATTCGATGCAACATTGACTATAATCGTTGCAAACTTTCGCTTATCAATGAAACAACTCCTAAAACCCCTAGTTTGCCCCCAGCCCAAATCAGACCCATAAAAAGAAATCCGATTCAGATCAGTTTTAGGAACAAATCCTAATCTATTCCCATTACAACTACTAAATCGACCAATACCCTTTACTTTAAATTGTAATTTCGACAAATTATCAGCAATTAAATGATTACATTTTGGGAAAGGAAATCCGAAAATAGAGGAATTCCTACCGCCGACTAAGATTTTACTATACGGCTTCATTACTATGGAAACGCCAATACAACTAGTAGCATTCACCATTTTTGTTATGATCTAAAACCCAATAGCCGCTGTATACTAGTAGTATTACTATATAGATtccaatttcaaaaaaaaaacaaaacccaGATACCTATATAGAATCGAATCCGTATTAGAGTATCTACTACTATAAAGATGTTACTAAATTGAAAAGCTATATACAGAGATCCGTAAGTCCTCAAAACTGAAACAAATGTAAAGGATCAAGGAAGAACGATTGATTTTAacaaagcttgaagctttactTACAGATTTTCAATGCCCGTCAGAAAAGTGTGCTTGAAAATGAACAGAGATTTTTCTTGAATGGTTTGAGAGCGTGAAGCTAGGGACGcgtttatatatagagagagagcgGGGCTTTCGTAGAAGGAAGAAGGAAGGGTAATTTACTAAAATGCCCTCGGAAACGTGTTAAGAAAGGAAATTATGTAACTGAGGGTATAATCGTCAAAATTATTATCGGTTCTCATCTGACACGTCAGAAGTGATTTATTTACGTGATTTATTTGATGACATTcatatcataaatataaattaaaacgttaaattattcatattttatttttcataaaattaaatatttaatagaagAATATCGTATCAAATAAGCCATATGCCCATATctgtatatttaatttaattaataaaaataaaaatctaacagaatttttttctctttagagTATAGGATATTAAATTCTAAAGCAAATTTTATTCGTGGAATAAACTCAACtcattctcaaatttaaattaaatttacttaacacatatctaatttattttattcattatatttggaagaattataaattaagttagataattcattttaatcatctttaataaattaatgtcaattttaataaactgttttatttaaatttttattaaatatctatCATACTAAAACATcactagtttaaaaaaaattagtcataATATAAATGCATGAACTTATAAATTTATGACTTTGTAGACAGAGGAATTCATATcttgtattaaatattttatcattaagtTAAATAGTTTTTATTGTCATGTTccgaactaaaaaaaaataattgaatatatatatatatatatatataaaagattaaatggatatttgagtctgACCGTGAGTTGACCcgtttataaacttaaaacgattaaaaataaaatgttaaatgtatgtttttttaccgaagtaaaagtgtaaggtcacatatTAGAGGTCGATTATTGGAGTGGATAAATGTAGAAtcagataaattttaaaagtgtctggattgccggatcgagaactgtggttaatttggatatatatgtaagagtaaaatAATACTTGgtttggattgtgggttgattcgcccataaatttaaaacgatcaaaaataaaattaaaaatattatatgtatgttttgagcTTACatcctaacaaaacaagtacaactctttaaccaaataggctaataaaactttatattttaaatttaacactaaatttgatgaaaacgggacgagacattttaacaatataaattaactttttaactaattaatatatatatatatatatatatatatatatatatatatatatatatatatatatatgatgcttaatttcaaaagtgtTCGAATTGTTAGGTCGATagatatggttaatttggatatatatgtgagagtaaatgaatatttgagtcggattgtgggttgacacacccataaacttaaagcggttaaaaataaaattaaaaatgttatatgtatatttttgacTGAAGTAAAAGTGTAAGGTAGGTCGATTATTGGAGtgaataaatgtggaatgagatagATGGTTAAccgaattgaggataaagatGGTCAGGTTGTATGTGAATAATATTCGTTACAATTTGCGATGATATTGATGAGTGGGTAAatgagagtgttttattttttattttaatatattattcgtgatatattaacaattttaaacattgaaatatatattattataattttttttagtaattttttttttttatatttttatctgtatATATAGTAGGAGAATCTTACTTGTTTTGATAATACTAATAAGACATGTTTGtgaaatttgtaaaattaagttTGATTACATGTAAAGGCCTAAATTGCACAATTTTGACTccgaattattttttaattgcaTATTAACTTAAATGTACACGTAATGTTGTGACGTAAAATTTATGTAGGAATTTgtgaagatattttttttttgttgattcgATGTTTAATTACTcaacaaaatgatatatatatatatatatattttgaataaagaCATTTTCTGTTTTCATTTTCTGGATGATCATCCTCTAATTAGATGTTTCCAATTAAGAATGTAATAAGTTTATAAAACTAACTTAGCCATTCTTTAACTAAGTGGTTCCTCCAATACAGATTAAGAATGTAATatgtaactaatataatcatatGCCTAagacaatttttaatattattattcttcttgataaacttaaattattataaccAATCGAAACCATATGTTAGAATTAGGATTAATATTTAAACATGTtggtaataaatgaaatttgaCATCCATATTTAATTCCATTATAAATCTAACTTGGTcagttttatgttttttttagtttttattatgaAACTAGCATagcctaatttaaaacaaaggataaaaaaaagagaaatttgaggaaatgacttTCAGGTTTTAAATACGAAAAGTACCGCGCTTAAAAAAAAACGTTGGAGTGTCCCCCGCGCATTAAAAATAATACGCTAGCATTTTCCGCATTTAAGACCCTTTTAAGGGTCATTTCctcatatttcaaaataaaaaaaataaaaaatggctCTCGACTAatttagaaaaagaaagataaattagttAAACAGGTTGGTCCGTgtctaatttcaaaaataatagttaatagataaaaacatattaGGCCGTGGCCCAATTCCAAATAAAACAGTTTTAATGACATAGAACATATCTAGCCCAAcccaaaacatttttttaaagggCATGTTTAGTCAACTTGTGAACTTGCTCAAGTTCTTTGCTTAGAATTgtaattagaatattttatatatattttaaaacaaaaatattttattattttatcatttatactgcatttaaatatattgaatcaatatatttttttttaatttagaaagtttaaatgttaaatcgatatttttttagtttaagtaAGTTAATATTTCGAattgataaattgttttttagaaTTCATGAATTTAACATGTCGGactgatatattttttttaataagaatcgAATCCTAGAAAAAAAAACACCAACAATCATATAGGTTTGGATACATGTGAAATCTTGGAATTGAATATACCATCAAGTTAAGAATCAAATGCAAAATCagttataaaatcaaattataaattagaattttacaaataaaaaggaAGTTATTGCCAAACttactttcaattttttttatgaattctaattaattaagggagTGAGTTTTGGGCTACAAATTAGTTTTACATTCATGAATATTGAATGAAGGACGtaaattaaaaccaaaagaACAAGGGGACACCttaaatcaatcaaacaatGGCAAATAGTTCTTCTAAAATTCTTGATGGAAGGTCTTTTAAATTTGGTGATAAGAACTTCAAGATCAACTTGCAAACTATTTATCATTTCTTAGTCTCACACCTTAAACACTCCTCTCAACTTCAACACAATTTTCTTAGCTTCTCAATCAAATGCATTTACTTCAAACATAAAACACCAATAATAAAGAAGATAGCACACATTGTATTAAAATCTCATTTCattgtatttgattaaagatcTATTACAAATTATATCATCACTAGAAATAGGAACACACTAATTTAATACATCAAAGACATTTGGTTGAATAAAGAGTTAATGGAGAAGAGAACATAGTTGGATATGTTAATCTTCTCGAATAGAGTTGAAATCTCAACTCTTGAAGGTAGATTCAAACCTCCTCTCCTTAGTAGATCTCATAAGGTGAAAAGGTACTTGAGGAGAAAGATCCTCTTGTCTACTTTTTTCTTTGGATTATTTAGAATGCGTTATCAATGATATGTGTCTTATTTTGCATCTTTtctccttttcttttttattcgaATGACTTAGAATGTACTATCGGTGATAAGCGTCTTATATCG includes:
- the LOC124941328 gene encoding alkaline/neutral invertase A, mitochondrial-like; this translates as MVNATSCIGVSIVMKPYSKILVGGRNSSIFGFPFPKCNHLIADNLSKLQFKVKGIGRFSSCNGNRLGFVPKTDLNRISFYGSDLGWGQTRGFRSCFIDKRKFATIIVNVASNIRLNSTSAEKNVGQTGFESIYIQGGLNVKPVVIENKGSGVKEREFKLEEANESKVNADKVDTLGGLNKENVLVNEKELSEIEKEAWKLLRNAVVTYCGNPVGTVAAASDYADKQPLNYDQVFIRDFIPSAVAFLLNGETEIVKNFLLHTLQLQSWEKTVDCYSPGQGLMPASFKVRSVPLDGTVDAFQDVLDPDFGESAIGRVAPVDSGLWWIILLRAYGKLTGDFSLQERVDVQTGIRLIMNLCLADGFDMFPTLLVTDGSCMIDRRMGIHGHPLEIQALFYAALRCSRELLIVNDATKNLVSAINNRLSALSFHIREHYWVDLKKINEIYRYKTEEYSTDAINKFNIYPDQIPSWLVDWIPDEGGYLIGNLQPAHMDFRFFMLGNLWSVVASLGTSKQNEGILNLIESKWDDLVGHMPLKISYPALEHEEWRIITGSDPKNTPWSYHNGGSWPTLLWQFTLACMKMKRPELARKAIALAEEKLSADNWPEYYDTRGGRFIGKQSRLYQTWTIAGYLTSKMLLQNPEKASLLFWEEDYELLETCVCSLTKSGRKKCSRRVARSQVDIY